Proteins from a single region of Hordeum vulgare subsp. vulgare chromosome 6H, MorexV3_pseudomolecules_assembly, whole genome shotgun sequence:
- the LOC123402922 gene encoding F-box/kelch-repeat protein SKIP30, producing MVECTMVSTLLDGLPNEVALQCLARVPFVSHPTLQLVCRSWRASVCNGELLNVRNQIGATEELLCVLAFEPENIWQLYDPRRDKWITLPVMPSQIRNIARFGVTSVAGKLYVIGGGSDRVDPLTGDHDTIFASNEVWSYDPLHRLWAQRAPMLVARAMFACCALDGKIVVAGGFTNCRKSISEAEIYDPEADTWESLPDLRQAHPSACSGLVIKNKMYVLHKGISTVQILEDGGNYWAVEDYSWLQGPMAMVGGELYVLSNSCIRKQHGENFPDKMVPCASGFQSRIAFGMIGLGDSICLFGGVIGPGPRNQCIKPLSDVDILNVTSERPTWRQGSPMTRCRGSVAGCALLKI from the coding sequence ATGGTTGAGTGCACAATGGTATCGACCTTGCTTGACGGTCTTCCTAATGAAGTGGCTCTCCAGTGCCTTGCACGTGTTCCGTTTGTATCCCATCCTACTCTTCAGCTGGTTTGCCGCTCTTGGAGAGCATCTGTTTGCAACGGGGAGCTTCTCAACGTTCGGAATCAGATTGGTGCGACAGAAGAACTGCTATGTGTGTTAGCATTTGAACCTGAAAATATTTGGCAACTTTATGATCCTCGTCGAGACAAGTGGATAACTCTCCCTGTCATGCCATCTCAGATTAGGAACATTGCCCGTTTTGGAGTTACCTCTGTTGCTGGAAAACTCTATGTAATTGGTGGTGGCAGCGATAGAGTTGATCCCCTTACCGGAGACCATGACACAATCTTTGCGAGCAATGAGGTCTGGTCTTATGATCCTCTCCACCGCTTGTGGGCCCAGAGGGCTCCAATGCTTGTAGCTCGAGCAATGTTTGCTTGTTGTGCGTTGGATGGGAAGATAGTTGTTGCCGGGGGCTTTACAAACTGCCGCAAATCAATATCAGAGGCTGAGATTTATGATCCTGAAGCTGACACATGGGAGTCCCTCCCTGACCTCCGTCAGGCACACCCCTCTGCATGCTCCGGTCTTGTCATCAAGAATAAGATGTACGTATTGCATAAAGGTATATCGACAGTCCAGATTCTCGAAGATGGCGGTAATTATTGGGCTGTTGAGGACTACTCTTGGCTGCAAGGCCCAATGGCAATGGTTGGTGGGGAGTTGTATGTGCTGAGCAATAGCTGCATTAGGAAGCAGCATGGTGAGAATTTCCCTGATAAGATGGTTCCTTGTGCATCAGGGTTCCAAAGCAGGATCGCCTTTGGCATGATTGGTTTAGGAGACAGCATATGTTTGTTTGGTGGCGTGATCGGGCCTGGGCCAAGAAATCAGTGCATTAAGCCATTGTCTGATGTTGATATCTTGAATGTCACAAGCGAGAGGCCAACCTGGCGACAAGGATCACCAATGACACGTTGCCGAGGGAGCGTCGCAGGGTGTGCTCTGCTGAAGATCTAG